Proteins encoded within one genomic window of Arachis ipaensis cultivar K30076 chromosome B08, Araip1.1, whole genome shotgun sequence:
- the LOC107614376 gene encoding putative disease resistance protein At4g11170 isoform X1, which produces MAAHASSEINKYDVFLSFRGTDTRRGFLSHLHKALEDKHIKTYVDYMLREGTEISHSLLAAIEQSEIALIIFSQDYASSKWCLEELAKIMECSKQNGQIVIPIFHNVDPSWVRHQKESYHHALANHEVRFADRVQIWRDALKEAANLSGFHSPSSSFRNDAHLVDEIVKRVLQRLNQSPQGDLQGLVGIHGPIEKLVSLCTESEAVIIGLWGMGGVGKTTLATAVFNRLCDGFEGFCFLNNVRERAEKSGIDNLKKELLSKLLKEEDASPFVTPGGITNFAKKRLGRTKVLVVLDDVNDSDQIEDLCGGHTWFGASSRIIVTTRDKHVLVKADADHIHEVETLNSDDSLRLFSLNAFKQNCTIEAEQVELSKRVLNYCKGLPLALKILGSFLKGKTQREWESELLKLEKMPDEKIQSILRLSYNELDRNDRNIFLHLACFFYTNSEEELIQSVLDSCGYATTIGLTNLGNKALISISNGCVSMHDLIREMGREIVREESPNDPGKRSRLWDPQDICKVLKDNKGTDAIESIELNMSEIDWMSLHPETFERMAGLKLVRFHAADSKNKLYAPEGIRSMSNELRYFHWDEFPLKSLPPSLSVEKIVEIIMPNSGLQTLWEGEQNLVNLRKVDLDGSSSLMELPGLSKASNLREVSISGCKSLRQVPPSAVCSQKLKYLNVSNCESIESIAELPASVVCVIARDCRSLHTVSVSALDSVAEEPIQQQQFEDITFNFTNCHKLEGNAKNSIMEHAYGRLKRPLAAAPTSATTAWQDKEDKDKFLSLWNDKHNHPKLNVLSGAGSGWFRYINPQNGAVTLDVAPGDSLLGFIFWVVFPAYYGSYQVSATSVSYTYCVEVRNGPSFSYDGHWMPGEDIWLDDSYFWYDGQCCIDMIKVMEENTNTNNNNIQLKVSFKFFYNRLILSQPIEEDDDQEVEYWSVHPIYASDVRGGMSMDVPSIEEGNGGSIDDSDEDDEGSERGGVSESVALVHGGKRFHRWSLGNKNKFSKIKQKN; this is translated from the exons ATGGCTGCGCATGCTTCTTCTGAGATTAATAAGTATGATGTCTTCCTCAGCTTCAGAGGCACAGACACTCGCCGTGGTTTTCTCAGCCATCTGCACAAGGCTTTAGAGGACAAGCACATCAAGACATACGTGGATTACATGCTCAGAGAAGGAACTGAAATATCACACTCACTCCTTGCAGCCATTGAACAATCAGAAATTGCTTTGATCATATTCTCCCAGGATTATGCTTCTTCCAAATGGTGTTTGGAAGAACTAGCCAAAATAATGGAATGCAGCAAACAAAATGGTCAAATTGTAATACCTATTTTCCATAATGTAGACCCATCATGGGTGCGCCACCAAAAGGAAAGTTATCACCACGCCCTTGCTAATCATGAGGTGAGGTTTGCAGACAGGGTGCAAATCTGGAGAGATGCTCTCAAGGAAGCTGCCAATTTGTCTGGATTTCATTCACCCTCATCAAGCTTCAG GAATGATGCTCACCTTGTTGATGAAATCGTCAAACGTGTCTTACAAAGGTTAAACCAATCACCCCAAGGTGATTTGCAGGGTCTTGTTGGAATTCATGGACCAATTGAAAAGCTAGTATCGTTGTGCACGGAATCTGAAGCTGTTATTATTGGCCTTTGGGGCATGGGCGGTGTTGGTAAGACAACTCTTGCGACTGCAGTTTTCAATAGATTGTGTGATGGATTTGAAGGATTTTGCTTTTTGAACAATGTAAGAGAAAGAGCTGAGAAATCTGGTATAGATAATTTGAAGAAAGAACTTCTTTCCAAGCTGCTAAAGGAAGAAGATGCAAGTCCCTTTGTCACGCCTGGTGGGATAACTAATTTTGCCAAGAAAAGACTTGGTCGAACAAaggttcttgttgttcttgatgATGTCAATGATTCAGATCAAATTGAAGATTTATGTGGAGGACATACATGGTTTGGGGCAAGTAGCAGAATCATAGTGACAACAAGAGACAAGCATGTCCTTGTTAAGGCGGATGCTGATCATATACATGAAGTTGAGACATTGAATTCTGATGATTCTCTTCGGCTTTTCAGCCTGAATGCCTTCAAGCAAAACTGCACTATAGAAGCAGAACAAGTTGAGTTGTCTAAGAGAGTGCTTAACTATTGCAAAGGCCTCCCTTTAGCATTGAAAATCTTGGGTTCATTTCTTAAAGGAAAAACTCAACGAGAGTGGGAAAGTGAACTGCTCAAACTTGAAAAGATGCCTGATGAAAAAATCCAAAGTATATTGCGATTGAGTTATAATGAACTGGATCGTAATGATCGGAATATATTTTTGCATCTTGCATGTTTCTTTTATACAAATTCAGAAGAAGAGCTGATACAATCTGTTCTTGATTCCTGCGGATACGCAACAACTATCGGGTTGACAAATCTTGGTAATAAAGCTCTTATTTCCATTTCAAATGGTTGTGTGTCAATGCATGACTTAATTCGAGAAATGGGTCGTGAAATTGTTCGCGAAGAATCTCCAAATGATCCAGGAAAACGCAGTAGACTGTGGGATCCTCAGGATATCTGTAAAGTATTGAAAGACAATAAG GGAACGGATGCTATTGAAAGTATCGAATTGAACATGTCGGAAATTGACTGGATGAGCTTGCACCCTGAGACATTTGAAAGAATGGCTGGACTGAAGCTTGTTAGATTTCATGCAGCCGATTCCAAAAACAAGTTGTATGCTCCAGAGGGTATTAGATCTATGTCGAACGAGTTAAGGTATTTTCATTGGGATGAGTTTCCTTTGAAATCTTTGCCACCTTCTTTAAGTGTTGAGAAAATTGTTGAAATCATAATGCCCAACAGTGGATTGCAAACGCTTTGGGAAGGTGAACAG AATCTTGTAAATCTAAGGAAAGTGGATCTAGATGGTTCGTCAAGCCTAATGGAGCTCCCAGGTTTATCAAAAGCTTCAAATCTTAGAGAAGTGAGTATCTCTGGTTGCAAGAGTCTGCGTCAAGTTCCTCCATCTGCTGTATGTTCCCAGAAGCTGAAATACCTGAACGTGAGCAACTGTGAGAGCATTGAGTCCATAGCAGAGCTTCCAGCATCGGTTGTGTGCGTAATTGCTCGCGACTGCCGCTCCCTACACACTGTATCTGTATCTGCTTTGGATTCTGTGGCTGAAGAGCCAATCCAGCAGCAGCAATTTGAGGATATAACCTTCAATTTCACCAACTGCCACAAATTGGAAGGGAATGCAAAAAACAGCATTATGGAACATGCCTATGGAAGATTAAAGCGACCATTAGCAGCAGCACCTACATCTGCTACGACAGCATGGCAGGACAAGGAGGATAAGGATAAGTTTCTTTCTCTGTGGAACGACAAGCACAATCATCCCAAGTTAAATGTGTTGTCAGGTGCAGGCTCGGGATGGTTCAGATATATAAACCCACAGAACGGGGCCGTCACTCTTGATGTTGCCCCAGGTGATAGCTTGTTGGGTTTCATCTTTTGGGTCGTTTTTCCTGCATACTATGGGAGTTACCAAGTGAGCGCCACTTCAGTGTCATATACGTATTGTGTTGAAGTGAGGAATGGTCCAAGTTTCAGTTATGATGGGCATTGGATGCCAGGCGAGGATATATGGCTTGACGATAGCTATTTTTGGTACGACGGGCAATGCTGCATTGACATGATCAAGGTAATGGAAGAAAACACCAACACTAATAATAACAATATTCAACTCAAGGTTTCATTCAAGTTCTTCTACAATCGTCTTATTTTGAGTCAGCCTATTGAGGAAGATGATGACCAAGAAGTAGAATATTGGAGTGTACACCCAATATATGCCTCAGATGTTCGTGGTGGCATGAGCATGGATGTACCGTCTATTGAGGAAGGTAATGGTGGTTCCATAGATGACTCAGATGAAGACGACGAAGGTAGTGAAAGAGGTGGTGTTTCGGAGTCGGTTGCACTCGTGCATGGTG GAAAGAGATTCCATAGATGGTCTTtgggcaataaaaataaatttagtaAGATAAAGCAAAAAAATTAG
- the LOC107614376 gene encoding putative disease resistance protein At4g11170 isoform X2, which yields MAAHASSEINKYDVFLSFRGTDTRRGFLSHLHKALEDKHIKTYVDYMLREGTEISHSLLAAIEQSEIALIIFSQDYASSKWCLEELAKIMECSKQNGQIVIPIFHNVDPSWVRHQKESYHHALANHEVRFADRVQIWRDALKEAANLSGFHSPSSSFRNDAHLVDEIVKRVLQRLNQSPQGDLQGLVGIHGPIEKLVSLCTESEAVIIGLWGMGGVGKTTLATAVFNRLCDGFEGFCFLNNVRERAEKSGIDNLKKELLSKLLKEEDASPFVTPGGITNFAKKRLGRTKVLVVLDDVNDSDQIEDLCGGHTWFGASSRIIVTTRDKHVLVKADADHIHEVETLNSDDSLRLFSLNAFKQNCTIEAEQVELSKRVLNYCKGLPLALKILGSFLKGKTQREWESELLKLEKMPDEKIQSILRLSYNELDRNDRNIFLHLACFFYTNSEEELIQSVLDSCGYATTIGLTNLGNKALISISNGCVSMHDLIREMGREIVREESPNDPGKRSRLWDPQDICKVLKDNKGTDAIESIELNMSEIDWMSLHPETFERMAGLKLVRFHAADSKNKLYAPEGIRSMSNELRYFHWDEFPLKSLPPSLSVEKIVEIIMPNSGLQTLWEGEQNLVNLRKVDLDGSSSLMELPGLSKASNLREVSISGCKSLRQVPPSAVCSQKLKYLNVSNCESIESIAELPASVVCVIARDCRSLHTVSVSALDSVAEEPIQQQQFEDITFNFTNCHKLEGNAKNSIMEHAYGRLKRPLAAAPTSATTAWQDKEDKDKFLSLWNDKHNHPKLNVLSGAGSGWFRYINPQNGAVTLDVAPGDSLLGFIFWVVFPAYYGSYQVSATSVSYTYCVEVRNGPSFSYDGHWMPGEDIWLDDSYFWYDGQCCIDMIKVMEENTNTNNNNIQLKVSFKFFYNRLILSQPIEEDDDQEVEYWSVHPIYASDVRGGMSMDVPSIEEGNGGSIDDSDEDDEGSERGGVSESVALVHGGRTDL from the exons ATGGCTGCGCATGCTTCTTCTGAGATTAATAAGTATGATGTCTTCCTCAGCTTCAGAGGCACAGACACTCGCCGTGGTTTTCTCAGCCATCTGCACAAGGCTTTAGAGGACAAGCACATCAAGACATACGTGGATTACATGCTCAGAGAAGGAACTGAAATATCACACTCACTCCTTGCAGCCATTGAACAATCAGAAATTGCTTTGATCATATTCTCCCAGGATTATGCTTCTTCCAAATGGTGTTTGGAAGAACTAGCCAAAATAATGGAATGCAGCAAACAAAATGGTCAAATTGTAATACCTATTTTCCATAATGTAGACCCATCATGGGTGCGCCACCAAAAGGAAAGTTATCACCACGCCCTTGCTAATCATGAGGTGAGGTTTGCAGACAGGGTGCAAATCTGGAGAGATGCTCTCAAGGAAGCTGCCAATTTGTCTGGATTTCATTCACCCTCATCAAGCTTCAG GAATGATGCTCACCTTGTTGATGAAATCGTCAAACGTGTCTTACAAAGGTTAAACCAATCACCCCAAGGTGATTTGCAGGGTCTTGTTGGAATTCATGGACCAATTGAAAAGCTAGTATCGTTGTGCACGGAATCTGAAGCTGTTATTATTGGCCTTTGGGGCATGGGCGGTGTTGGTAAGACAACTCTTGCGACTGCAGTTTTCAATAGATTGTGTGATGGATTTGAAGGATTTTGCTTTTTGAACAATGTAAGAGAAAGAGCTGAGAAATCTGGTATAGATAATTTGAAGAAAGAACTTCTTTCCAAGCTGCTAAAGGAAGAAGATGCAAGTCCCTTTGTCACGCCTGGTGGGATAACTAATTTTGCCAAGAAAAGACTTGGTCGAACAAaggttcttgttgttcttgatgATGTCAATGATTCAGATCAAATTGAAGATTTATGTGGAGGACATACATGGTTTGGGGCAAGTAGCAGAATCATAGTGACAACAAGAGACAAGCATGTCCTTGTTAAGGCGGATGCTGATCATATACATGAAGTTGAGACATTGAATTCTGATGATTCTCTTCGGCTTTTCAGCCTGAATGCCTTCAAGCAAAACTGCACTATAGAAGCAGAACAAGTTGAGTTGTCTAAGAGAGTGCTTAACTATTGCAAAGGCCTCCCTTTAGCATTGAAAATCTTGGGTTCATTTCTTAAAGGAAAAACTCAACGAGAGTGGGAAAGTGAACTGCTCAAACTTGAAAAGATGCCTGATGAAAAAATCCAAAGTATATTGCGATTGAGTTATAATGAACTGGATCGTAATGATCGGAATATATTTTTGCATCTTGCATGTTTCTTTTATACAAATTCAGAAGAAGAGCTGATACAATCTGTTCTTGATTCCTGCGGATACGCAACAACTATCGGGTTGACAAATCTTGGTAATAAAGCTCTTATTTCCATTTCAAATGGTTGTGTGTCAATGCATGACTTAATTCGAGAAATGGGTCGTGAAATTGTTCGCGAAGAATCTCCAAATGATCCAGGAAAACGCAGTAGACTGTGGGATCCTCAGGATATCTGTAAAGTATTGAAAGACAATAAG GGAACGGATGCTATTGAAAGTATCGAATTGAACATGTCGGAAATTGACTGGATGAGCTTGCACCCTGAGACATTTGAAAGAATGGCTGGACTGAAGCTTGTTAGATTTCATGCAGCCGATTCCAAAAACAAGTTGTATGCTCCAGAGGGTATTAGATCTATGTCGAACGAGTTAAGGTATTTTCATTGGGATGAGTTTCCTTTGAAATCTTTGCCACCTTCTTTAAGTGTTGAGAAAATTGTTGAAATCATAATGCCCAACAGTGGATTGCAAACGCTTTGGGAAGGTGAACAG AATCTTGTAAATCTAAGGAAAGTGGATCTAGATGGTTCGTCAAGCCTAATGGAGCTCCCAGGTTTATCAAAAGCTTCAAATCTTAGAGAAGTGAGTATCTCTGGTTGCAAGAGTCTGCGTCAAGTTCCTCCATCTGCTGTATGTTCCCAGAAGCTGAAATACCTGAACGTGAGCAACTGTGAGAGCATTGAGTCCATAGCAGAGCTTCCAGCATCGGTTGTGTGCGTAATTGCTCGCGACTGCCGCTCCCTACACACTGTATCTGTATCTGCTTTGGATTCTGTGGCTGAAGAGCCAATCCAGCAGCAGCAATTTGAGGATATAACCTTCAATTTCACCAACTGCCACAAATTGGAAGGGAATGCAAAAAACAGCATTATGGAACATGCCTATGGAAGATTAAAGCGACCATTAGCAGCAGCACCTACATCTGCTACGACAGCATGGCAGGACAAGGAGGATAAGGATAAGTTTCTTTCTCTGTGGAACGACAAGCACAATCATCCCAAGTTAAATGTGTTGTCAGGTGCAGGCTCGGGATGGTTCAGATATATAAACCCACAGAACGGGGCCGTCACTCTTGATGTTGCCCCAGGTGATAGCTTGTTGGGTTTCATCTTTTGGGTCGTTTTTCCTGCATACTATGGGAGTTACCAAGTGAGCGCCACTTCAGTGTCATATACGTATTGTGTTGAAGTGAGGAATGGTCCAAGTTTCAGTTATGATGGGCATTGGATGCCAGGCGAGGATATATGGCTTGACGATAGCTATTTTTGGTACGACGGGCAATGCTGCATTGACATGATCAAGGTAATGGAAGAAAACACCAACACTAATAATAACAATATTCAACTCAAGGTTTCATTCAAGTTCTTCTACAATCGTCTTATTTTGAGTCAGCCTATTGAGGAAGATGATGACCAAGAAGTAGAATATTGGAGTGTACACCCAATATATGCCTCAGATGTTCGTGGTGGCATGAGCATGGATGTACCGTCTATTGAGGAAGGTAATGGTGGTTCCATAGATGACTCAGATGAAGACGACGAAGGTAGTGAAAGAGGTGGTGTTTCGGAGTCGGTTGCACTCGTGCATGGTGGCAGGACGGATCTATAG
- the LOC107613764 gene encoding disease resistance protein RML1A-like, with product MASSSSLSVASESKYDIFLSFRGIDTRRGFLSHLIKALNQKQIEIYVDYKLREGTQISHSLLTAIEESEISLIIFSQDYASSKWCLDELVKIMKCRKEKGQTAIPIFYDVDPSCVRHQRGSYVDALSGHRKTSSAGQLLIWKEALNEAANLSGLHSSNFGSDAALIDEIVKRVLQRLNEKCQGDLQGLVGMYEPITELESLLCKESKAVVIIGLWGMGGIGKTTLASVVFDRVCHEFEGLCFLDNVREKVQKYGINHLKKELVSKLLDIKDVEKDVVSFIMPIGITDFAKRRLRRRKVLLVLDDVSDSKQLEDLCGGHDWFGLTSRIMVTTRDKHVLNRADHIHEVKALNQDESLELFKLNAMKQNYMDTEQVELSMRVLNYAKGIPLALKVMGSFLCGKSKQEWKSQLLKLEKMPHVEIQNILRLSYNELDRHDRNIFLYLACFFKTVSEEQVTFLLDACGYSTAIGLKTLQDKALISILSCEVTMHDLLREMGREVVREESPNDPGKRSRLWDSTDIYKVLKYDTGTETIESITLDMSKIDVLSLHPQIFARMYKLKFLNVHSWDGEHRLCAPHGIESLSDELRFFQWEDYPSKSLPLSFCAENLVEIIMPSSQLEKLWEGVQNLVNLKLVDLNYSSHLVELPDFSKAPNLEEVNVSTCKSLQQVPQSVLSSQKLGYLFLNDCNELRSFQHNIHHQSLKTLSFHSCIGLREFSLTQLNHGTDKLVLSAPLERLKLDYCSNLSLLPDNISMLSSLKDLSMSHSSVRSLPESIKHLSRLKYLNLSNCKRLQSIPELPSSILGLIAVNCTSLHTVFMAEPIKEEKFGYKTFAFTNCVKLEKATIQAIMANAYVRIQQAANAWLPTGQRNEYYYATFDNNYELRVHVCLPGSQVPGWFSYRTTETCMTVELVLLASSISRFRGFIFCAVLPPREEKGLGSAILRCSYFIETSDGPSLGSHSSWVIYDRTVDKESDNVYMWYDRQCCIDMMRRTKQGKGSDEDNVHKYKVLFEFHYSLNSTGIKECGVHPIYVSDTKSKRRPEITQVDENQGDLELQEPLSSTNKNFKMEYFSSREFSATQLSSKDDQGQNGKITPFQFMYRRRAKKKIKE from the exons TATGATATCTTCCTTAGCTTCAGAGGCATAGATACCAGACGTGGTTTTCTCAGCCATCTGATTAAGGCTTTAAACCAAAAACAGATTGAGATCTATGTAGACTATAAGCTCAGAGAAGGAACCCAAATATCACACTCACTCCTTACTGCCATTGAAGAATCAGAGATTTCCTTGATTATATTCTCCCAAGATTATGCTTCATCCAAGTGGTGCTTGGATGAACTCGTCAAAATAATGAAGTGCAGGAAAGAGAAAGGTCAAACAGCAATACCTATATTTTATGATGTAGATCCATCTTGTGTACGACATCAAAGGGGAAGTTATGTCGATGCACTTTCCGGCCATCGGAAAACGTCATCGGCGGGGCAGTTGCTAATATGGAAAGAAGCTCTCAACGAGGCTGCCAATTTGTCTGGACTGCATTCATCCAACTTTGG GAGTGATGCTGCTCTTATTGACGAAATTGTCAAACGCGTGTTACAAAGGTTGAATGAAAAGTGCCAAGGAGATTTACAAGGACTTGTTGGAATGTATGAACCAATTACAGAGCTAGAATCATTATTGTGCAAGGAATCAAAAGCTGTAGTTATTATTGGACTTTGGGGCATGGGTGGTATTGGAAAGACAACTCTTGCTAGTGTTGTTTTCGATAGGGTATGTCATGAATTTGAAGGACTCTGCTTCTTAGATAATGTAAGAGaaaaagtccagaaatatggCATAAATCATTTGAAGAAAGAACTTGTATCTAAGCTGCTGGACATTAAAGATGTAGAAAAAGATGTAGTCTCTTTCATCATGCCTATTGGGATAACTGATTTTGCCAAGAGAAGACTCCGTCGCAGAAAAGTTCTTCTTGTTCTTGATGATGTGAGTGATTCTAAGCAACTGGAAGATTTATGTGGAGGACATGATTGGTTTGGGCTAACTAGTAGGATCATGGTGACAACTAGAGATAAACATGTGCTGAATAGAGCCGATCATATTCATGAGGTTAAGGCATTAAATCAGGATGAGTCTCTTGAGCTTTTTAAGTTGAATGCCATGAAACAAAACTACATGGACACAGAGCAAGTTGAGCTATCCATGAGGGTTCTTAACTATGCGAAAGGAATTCCATTAGCCTTAAAAGTTATGGGTTCCTTTCTCTGTGGAAAAAGTAAGCAGGAGTGGAAAAGTCAGCTTCTTAAACTTGAAAAAATGCCTCATGTAGAAATTCAAAATATATTGAGATTGAGCTATAACGAACTAGATCGTCATGATCGGAATATTTTTCTATACCTTGCATGTTTCTTCAAGACAGTTTCAGAAGAGCAGGTTACGTTTCTTCTTGATGCATGCGGATACTCAACAGCTATTGGGTTAAAAACTCTTCAAGACAAAGCTCTTATTTCCATTTTAAGCTGTGAAGTGACAATGCACGACTTGCTTCGAGAAATGGGACGTGAAGTAGTTCGGGAAGAGTCTCCCAATGATCCGGGAAAGCGCAGTAGATTATGGGATTCTACTGATATCTATAAAGTATTGAAATATGACACG GGAACTGAAACTATTGAAAGCATAACATTAGACATGTCAAAAATTGACGTGCTAAGCTTGCATCCTCAGATATTTGCAAGAATGTACAAGCTCAAGTTTTTAAATGTTCATTCATGGGATGGTGAGCATAGGCTCTGTGCTCCTCATGGTATTGAATCCTTGTCAGATGAGCTGAGATTTTTTCAATGGGAAGACTACCCTTCGAAATCTTTACCATTGTCTTTTTGTGCGGAAAATCTTGTGGAAATTATAATGCCTTCTAGTCAGTTGGAGAAGCTTTGGGAAGGTGTCCAG AATCTTGTAAATCTGAAGCTAGTAGATCTTAATTATTCATCACACCTAGTCGAGCTCCCAGATTTCTCCAAGGCCCCAAATCTTGAAGAAGTAAATGTTTCCACCTGCAAGAGTCTGCAGCAAGTTCCCCAATCTGTTTTGTCTTCTCAAAAGCTGGGTTATCTCTTTCTAAATGATTGTAATGAACTAAGAAGTTTCCAGCACAACATTCATCATCAATCCCTTAAGACACTCTCTTTCCATAGCTGCATTGGTCTCAGAGAGTTCTCTTTGACACAGCTTAACCACGGCACAGACAAATTGGTGTTATCAGCTCCGCTTGAACGGCTAAAACTGGATTACTGTTCCAACCTTTCTCTGCTGCCAGACAATATAAGCATGCTTTCATCATTGAAGGACTTATCAATGAGTCACAGCAGTGTGAGAAGCTTGCCTGAAAGCATTAAGCATCTGTCACGGCTGAAATACCTCAACTTGAGTAATTGCAAGAGGCTTCAATCAATACCAGAGCTTCCATCGTCCATTTTGGGGTTAATTGCTGTTAACTGCACATCATTACATACTGTTTTCATGGCTGAACCAATCAAAGAAGAGAAATTCGGATATAAAACATTTGCATTTACCAATTGTGTTAAGTTGGAGAAGGCTACAATCCAGGCCATTATGGCAAACGCCTATGTCAGAATACAGCAAGCAGCAAACGCATGGCTACCAACAGGACAGAGGAATGAGTACTATTATGCAACCTTTGATAATAACTATGAACTCAGGGTTCATGTTTGCTTACCAGGAAGCCAAGTTCCAGGATGGTTCAGCTATAGAACAACCGAAACTTGCATGACTGTTGAACTTGTCCTACTTGCTTCTAGTATCAGTAGGTTCCGAGGTTTCATCTTCTGTGCTGTTCTTCCTCCTAGAGAGGAAAAAGGCTTAGGCTCGGCAATTTTGAGATGTTCTTACTTCATTGAAACGAGTGATGGTCCAAGCTTGGGCAGTCACAGTTCGTGGGTGATATATGACCGTACAGTTGATAAGGAATCCGACAATGTGTATATGTGGTATGATAGGCAATGCTGCATTGATATGATGAGGAGAACCAAACAAGGCAAAGGAAGTGATGAAGATAATGTTCATAAGTACAAGGTTTTATTTGAATTCCATTACTCCCTTAATTCCACAGGAATAAAAGAGTGTGGTGTCCATCCAATATATGTCTCGGATACTAAATCCAAGAGAAGACCAGAGATAACTCAAGTTGATGAGAACCAAGGTGATCTAGAGCTGCAAGAACCACTTTCTTCCACAAATAAGAACTTTAAAATGGAATACTTTTCTTCAAGGGAGTTTTCTGCTACACAGCTCAGCAGCAAGGATGATCAAGGGCAGAATGGGAAAATTACTCCTTTTCAATTCATGTATAGGAGGAGAgcgaagaagaaaataaaggaatGA